GGTATCGGTATTGCCCCAGTGCATCCTATTGCTCAAGCTCATAAAGCAGTAGGTAATGAAGTAATCTCAATCTTAGGAGCACGTACCAAAGAATTATTAATAATGGAAGCAGAGTTACGTGCGGCATCATCAGAAGTGCTTATTTGTACTGATGACGGCTCTTATGGTGAGAAGGCTTTAGTTACCCAAGTATTAGAACGCCTAATTAAAGAGCGTGGCAAACCCGCCGAAGTTATTGCCATTGGGCCGCCGATAATGATGAAATTTGTTGCAGCTACCACGCTCCCCTACGAGATACCAACGCAAGTAAGTCTAAATAGTGTAATGGTTGATGGTACCGGCATGTGCGGTGGGTGTCGTGTTACTGTTGGTGGTGAAACTAAGTTTGTTTGTGTTGATGGCCCTGAGTTTGATGGTCATGCTGTTGACTTTGATGAAATGATGCGACGACAGCAATTTTATGCAGATCAAGAAAAACTAGCATATGAAGCATATTTAGCGGGTCGTGCCGCTCAAGGAGCCTAAATGAGCAGCGTTGCACCCGAGAAAAAACATTTTATCCCGCATGATTTAAAACAACGTTTTGCCACGCCTAAGCAAGTGATGGCTGAGCAACAGCCAAGCGAGCGCATAAAAAATTTTCGTGAAGTACCTTTTGGCTTAACCCCAGAGCAAGCTAAGCTTGAAGCCTATCGGTGCATTTATTGCAAAGAACCTGCATGCGTGCAGGGTTGTCCGGTTGGTGTAGATATTCCGGCGTTTTTACACCTTATTGAACAAGGCGATTTTGCTGCAGCTGCACGAAAGATTAAAGAGACTAATGTTCTGCCAGCAATTTGTGGTCGTGTTTGCCCCCAAGAAGACCAATGCGAAAAACTATGTAAAGTTTTCAATAAAGACCAAGGCAAACCCGCAGTTGCGATTGGTCGACTTGAACGTTTTGCCGCTGATTGGGAACGAGAGCACGGCAGCGCCCAAGTACCAGAGATTGCTCCTGCTACCGGTAAAACTGCTGCAGTGGTTGGTTCAGGTCCAGCGGGGCTTACTTGTGCGGTTGAATTAGCTCGTTTAGGCCATCGTGTTACAGTATTTGAAGCTTTGCATCAACCTGGTGGTGTGCT
The Deltaproteobacteria bacterium DNA segment above includes these coding regions:
- a CDS encoding sulfide/dihydroorotate dehydrogenase-like FAD/NAD-binding protein, which produces MFEVVSKQTLAPKVTRYVVRAPDIAKARKAGQFVMVRVGNQSERIPLTIADADPQAGTITLVVQEVGKSTAIMSTIAVGDAFHDVVGPLGSPTHIEKKGLVVCVGGGIGIAPVHPIAQAHKAVGNEVISILGARTKELLIMEAELRAASSEVLICTDDGSYGEKALVTQVLERLIKERGKPAEVIAIGPPIMMKFVAATTLPYEIPTQVSLNSVMVDGTGMCGGCRVTVGGETKFVCVDGPEFDGHAVDFDEMMRRQQFYADQEKLAYEAYLAGRAAQGA